A genomic region of Papaver somniferum cultivar HN1 chromosome 7, ASM357369v1, whole genome shotgun sequence contains the following coding sequences:
- the LOC113298375 gene encoding 65-kDa microtubule-associated protein 6-like — MQALGSPLNRSVHLMETSCGALLRELQNIWHEMGESEADKDSMLMELERDCLELYRRKVEEASNAKARLHQSVAAKEAELAILMASLGELNLHSRIQADKRSTSLKDQLSSITPLLEDLRIEKDERMKQFSEIKAQIQMINGEISEYSHLNGTTTGSAVDLAEQDLSVRKLNEYQANLLELQKEKSDRLRKVLDYVNEVHTLCGVLGLDFGKTVSQVHPSLNEAGPGNSTNISNQTLEGLDQAIVKLKQERRTRIQKLKAVMASLSELWNLMDSPKEERSRFRTTLFIIGMSEAQITESGVLSVDIIEEAAAEVERLTKLKASRMKELVIKRRLELEDICRRAHIEPDTSTSPEKTTAMIDSGLVDPSELLANIEGQVTKAKDEAGNRKEMMEKIDRWLSACDEERWLEDYNQDDNRYSAGRGAHINLKRAERARVTVTKIPALVDSLINKTLSWENERRSMFLYDGIRLVEMLEDYKINRQHKEEEKRRYRDQKKLQDLLLTEKESMYGSKPSPRRTNSFRQANGYRTIGNGSMPATPRRVSVGSATPELLTPRSRSGRHNGNFKEMRRMTTVPLNFVSVSKEDTMSYASIYGSEPGSPPLG, encoded by the exons ATGCAGGCGCTTGGGAGCCCGCTCAACAGAAGTGTTCATTTGATGGAAACCAGTTGCGGTGCTTTACTCAGAGAACTTCAG AATATATGGCATGAGATGGGTGAGAGTGAAGCTGACAAGGACAGTATGTTAATGGAACTTGAAAGAGATTGTCTAGAGTTATACAGAAGAAAAGTTGAGGAGGCAAGCAACGCCAAGGCACGCCTTCATCAATCTGTTGCGGCTAAAGAAGCTGAGCTAGCTATACTCATGGCTTCTCTTGGAGAGCTTAATCTTCATTCTCGG ATCCAAGCAGATAAAAGGTCAACATCGTTGAAAGATCAGCTGTCATCTATCACACCGCTATTAGAAGATCTGAGAATAGAAAAAGATGAAAGAATGAAACAATTTAGCGAGATAAAGGCACAGATTCAGATGATCAATGGAGAAATTTCAGAATATAGTCATCTCAATGGTACTACTACAGGTTCTGCAGTTGATTTGGCTGAACAAGATTTATCTGTTAGAAAGCTAAATGAATATCAAGCAAATCTCCTTGAACTTCAAAAGGAAAAG TCTGACCGACTACGTAAAGTTCTAGATTATGTAAATGAAGTGCATACTCTATGTGGTGTGCTTGGATTGGATTTCGGAAAGACCGTGAGTCAAGTACATCCAAGCTTAAATGAGGCAGGTCCCGGAAATTCAACAAACATCAGTAATCAAACATTAGAAGGTCTGGACCAGGCAATTGTCAAGTTAAAACAGGAAAGAAGAACTCGCATTCAGAAG TTGAAAGCTGTCATGGCATCACTTTCAGAACTGTGGAACTTGATGGATTCACCCAAAGAGGAAAGGAGTCGGTTCCGGACGACATTGTTCATTATTGGCATGTCAGAAGCACAAATTACAGAATCTGGTGTTCTATCAGTAGACATTATTGAGGAG GCAGCTGCGGAGGTGGAGCGTCTCACTAAACTAAAAGCCAGCAGAATGAAGGAACTAGTTATCAAACGGAGATTAGAGTTGGAGGATATATGCCGAAGAGCACATATTGAGCCTGATACAAGCACTTCTCCTGAGAAGACTACTGCAATGATAGACTCCG GTCTTGTGGATCCTTCTGAACTTCTAGCTAACATTGAAGGACAGGTAACTAAAGCAAAAGACGAGGCTGGGAACAGaaaagaaatgatggagaaaatagATAGATGGCTCTCAGCTTGTGATGAAGAAAGATGGCTTGAAGACTATAACCAA gatGACAATCGTTACAGTGCTGGAAGAGGAGCACACATAAATCTTAAACGTGCTGAACGAGCTCGAGTGACTGTTACCAAAATCCCAG CCCTAGTTGACAGTTTAATCAACAAAACCTTGTCCTGGGAAAATGAAAGAAGATCAATGTTTCTGTACGATGGA ATTCGACTTGTGGAGATGTTGGAAGATTATAAAATAAACAGACAACATAAAGAAGAGGAGAAAAGGCGATATCGG GATCAGAAAAAGTTACAAGACCTGCTTCTTACAGAGAAAGAATCTATGTATGGATCTAAACCTAGCCCAAGAAGAACTAACAGCTTCAGGCAAGCAAATGGATACCGTACAATTGGAAATGGATCTATGCCTGCCACACCTAGACGAGTCTCTGTTGGTAGTGCCACTCCTGAGCTCCTCACACCTCGTTCCAGATCTGGGCGTCATAATGGAAATTTCAAGGAAATGAGGAGGATGACAACTGTTCCACTGAATTTCGTCTCAGTTTCCAAAGAAGATACAATGTCCTACGCATCAATCTATGGTTCTGAGCCAGGCTCTCCTCCTCTGGGCTGA